The following coding sequences are from one Formosa haliotis window:
- a CDS encoding ATP-grasp domain-containing protein, translating into MNNIAILYQAQCPPSIDGVQKPMKPGGYSDSGADIAFQLIKNNIDVLTPIKNPNLNLDKDWVFPDTKNGIELALNHGANIFWLNTVLYKNHPIESFLDRGIEIVGQIPETVGVFDDKMVTNNLLKSNQIPIPKNELITSTNFNDLSLDFPLVLKPIRGRGSQGVTKIDSQNELIACLNKLFSEGTFGNLAYVEPFLNGQEITITVMPKGNYIINNTEEFFSRPWCLPAVKRFNHNNGIAPYNGVVAVMENSEVLSDDELLTNEIQEVYKHCIKAAELIEIKAPIRIDCRANKQGKYFLFDLNMKPNMTGPSRPHRKNQDSLTLLSARKIGWNYFDLLSNILNLKWKASDK; encoded by the coding sequence ATGAATAACATCGCAATATTGTACCAAGCTCAATGTCCACCGTCAATTGACGGCGTACAAAAACCTATGAAACCAGGTGGTTATTCCGACAGCGGAGCAGATATTGCATTTCAATTAATCAAAAACAATATTGATGTACTGACGCCTATAAAAAATCCTAATCTAAATTTAGATAAAGATTGGGTTTTTCCTGATACAAAAAATGGAATAGAACTCGCATTAAATCATGGAGCAAATATCTTTTGGTTGAATACGGTGCTATACAAAAATCATCCGATAGAATCATTTTTAGATCGGGGAATCGAAATTGTAGGACAAATACCTGAAACGGTTGGTGTTTTTGATGATAAAATGGTTACAAACAATTTATTAAAATCTAATCAAATCCCTATTCCAAAAAATGAATTAATTACCAGTACGAATTTTAATGATTTATCGTTAGATTTTCCATTGGTTTTAAAGCCCATTAGAGGAAGGGGAAGTCAAGGCGTGACTAAAATTGATAGCCAAAATGAACTCATAGCATGTTTAAATAAATTATTTTCTGAGGGAACATTTGGTAACTTGGCTTATGTTGAGCCATTTTTAAACGGACAGGAAATTACAATTACAGTGATGCCAAAAGGAAATTATATAATAAATAATACCGAAGAATTTTTTAGCCGACCTTGGTGTTTGCCAGCTGTAAAAAGATTTAATCATAATAACGGAATAGCTCCTTATAATGGGGTTGTTGCTGTAATGGAGAACAGTGAAGTTTTGAGTGATGACGAACTTCTAACCAATGAAATTCAGGAAGTGTATAAGCATTGTATCAAAGCGGCAGAGTTAATTGAAATAAAAGCTCCTATTCGAATAGATTGTAGGGCTAATAAACAAGGCAAATACTTTTTATTCGATCTCAACATGAAACCGAATATGACTGGACCTTCAAGGCCTCATAGAAAAAATCAGGATAGTCTAACTTTGCTTTCTGCAAGAAAAATTGGATGGAATTATTTTGATTTATTGAGTAATATTCTAAACCTAAAATGGAAAGCTAGTGATAAGTAA
- a CDS encoding sugar kinase, giving the protein MAKRLVTFGEVMMRLSPPGYLKFSQANSFDLVYGGGEANVAISCAYLGMKAAHMTRFPDNSLGRAATQFLRKNWLSTDQIIYGDNKLGMYFLEKGAVHRPSVVVYEREGSAFSLIQPGMIDWEDVLKDADWFHWTGITPAISEGAALSCLEAIKTANKMGIIVSGDINSRKNMWKYGKSMQEVMPELVQHTDIVITSPRGINEMFGLGEVGGKFKDSAKALMDAFPRIRKVVGKKRKSISASEQEIQGRIWTGTEYIKTEIFEISHVIDRVGTGDAFAAGLIYGLLHYDNDLDALNFASAACALKHTILGDVNMVSLENITSLMGGDTSGALKR; this is encoded by the coding sequence ATGGCAAAAAGACTGGTAACATTTGGTGAAGTAATGATGCGCTTATCGCCTCCAGGATATTTAAAATTTTCGCAAGCAAATTCTTTCGATCTTGTGTACGGTGGCGGCGAAGCTAATGTTGCAATTTCATGTGCATATCTTGGTATGAAAGCGGCCCATATGACTCGCTTTCCTGATAATTCCTTAGGAAGAGCTGCCACTCAATTTTTAAGAAAGAATTGGTTAAGTACCGATCAAATTATATACGGAGACAATAAGTTGGGTATGTATTTTCTAGAGAAGGGTGCTGTTCACCGTCCTAGTGTTGTGGTTTACGAAAGAGAAGGTTCTGCGTTTTCTTTAATACAACCCGGAATGATTGATTGGGAAGATGTTTTAAAAGACGCCGATTGGTTTCATTGGACAGGAATAACACCTGCCATTTCTGAAGGTGCCGCCCTATCTTGTTTAGAAGCCATTAAAACAGCAAACAAAATGGGCATCATAGTTTCTGGCGATATAAACTCTAGAAAAAACATGTGGAAATATGGAAAAAGCATGCAAGAGGTTATGCCCGAATTGGTACAACATACCGATATAGTGATTACTAGTCCGAGAGGGATTAACGAAATGTTCGGCCTTGGAGAAGTAGGCGGGAAATTTAAAGATTCTGCTAAAGCCTTAATGGATGCTTTTCCTAGAATACGAAAAGTAGTTGGTAAAAAAAGAAAATCTATAAGTGCTTCTGAGCAAGAAATTCAAGGGCGAATTTGGACAGGAACAGAATATATTAAAACCGAGATATTCGAAATATCGCATGTTATTGACCGTGTAGGGACTGGTGATGCTTTTGCCGCCGGATTAATATATGGACTTCTACATTACGACAACGATTTAGATGCCCTTAATTTTGCATCGGCAGCCTGTGCCTTAAAGCATACCATACTTGGAGATGTAAATATGGTGTCTTTAGAGAATATTACTAGCCTAATGGGTGGTGATACTTCTGGTGCCTTAAAACGTTAG
- a CDS encoding TlpA disulfide reductase family protein, giving the protein MFKKIALLCLVGLAFSCAKEKDGFSIDASFNDAVNGKSIKLFKADGQKQVVIDSATVTNGKALLEGAVTTPDIYFISIDEVRGNVPVILENEKMTVSIDTDSLFNTRVQGSKENDAFNSYQEYMKELQKKNQELSAEFRSAQQSRDSLLAVDIQNRYKTMVDESLAHDLDFMKLNNDAVVSALILERHLANPNIDFEQKKSIYDNFTEGLKNTRAGKTVGDALKAEAATAVGSVVEDFSAPNPEGKTISLNEVKGKVTIIDFWAAWCGPCRKENPNLVKVYNQYHDKGLEILGVSLDGTPRQKDAKAEWLAAIEKDGLAWNHMSNLDYFNDPIAKQFNIRSIPATYIIDANGKIVASGLRGQELENKIAELLN; this is encoded by the coding sequence ATGTTTAAAAAGATTGCACTACTTTGTTTAGTAGGTTTAGCATTTTCTTGTGCTAAAGAAAAAGATGGATTTTCAATAGACGCATCATTTAACGATGCTGTAAATGGTAAATCGATAAAATTATTTAAAGCCGATGGCCAAAAACAAGTGGTAATTGATTCTGCAACTGTTACCAATGGTAAAGCACTTTTAGAAGGGGCGGTAACTACTCCAGATATTTATTTTATTAGTATTGATGAAGTTCGTGGGAATGTACCTGTGATTTTAGAAAATGAAAAAATGACCGTTTCTATAGATACAGATAGTCTTTTTAATACACGTGTTCAAGGAAGTAAGGAAAACGATGCATTTAATTCTTATCAAGAATATATGAAAGAATTGCAAAAGAAGAACCAAGAATTAAGCGCAGAATTTAGATCGGCTCAACAATCTAGAGATTCATTATTAGCTGTAGATATTCAAAACCGTTACAAGACTATGGTTGACGAAAGTTTAGCTCATGATCTTGATTTTATGAAATTAAACAATGATGCTGTGGTATCTGCTTTAATTTTAGAACGTCATTTAGCAAATCCGAATATTGATTTTGAACAAAAAAAGTCGATTTACGATAATTTTACTGAAGGATTAAAAAACACAAGAGCTGGAAAAACGGTTGGTGATGCTTTAAAAGCTGAAGCTGCTACAGCTGTAGGAAGTGTTGTTGAAGATTTTTCTGCACCAAACCCAGAAGGAAAAACAATCTCTCTTAACGAAGTGAAAGGAAAAGTTACTATTATCGATTTTTGGGCTGCATGGTGCGGACCTTGCAGAAAGGAAAACCCGAACTTAGTAAAGGTTTACAATCAATATCACGACAAAGGATTAGAAATTTTAGGCGTGTCTTTAGATGGAACACCAAGACAAAAAGATGCTAAAGCCGAGTGGTTAGCCGCTATCGAAAAAGATGGTTTAGCATGGAACCACATGTCTAACTTAGACTATTTTAACGATCCTATCGCGAAACAATTTAACATTCGTTCTATCCCTGCAACTTATATTATTGATGCCAATGGTAAAATTGTTGCATCTGGTTTAAGAGGTCAAGAATTAGAAAATAAAATTGCCGAGTTGTTAAACTAA
- the mnmE gene encoding tRNA uridine-5-carboxymethylaminomethyl(34) synthesis GTPase MnmE produces the protein MNYNDTIIALATPSGAGAIAIIRLSGKQAIALASDSFKSVSGKILEQQPTHTIHLGHIVDDSRVIDEVLVSIFKDPKSYTGEDVIEISCHGSQYIQQEIIQLFLRKGCRMADAGEFTLRAFLNGKLDLSQAEAVADLIASDNAASHQIAMQQMRGGFSSEIAKLREELLNFASLIELELDFAEEDVAFADRTQFRALIKRITFVLKRLIDSFAVGNVIKNGIPVAIVGEPNVGKSTLLNALLNEERAIVSDIAGTTRDTIEDELSIGGIGFRFIDTAGIRETSDVVEGLGIKKTFEKIEQSQVVVFLFDGTTLETETAIAGCKIEIEKVKNKYPLKPMVIIVNKVDQLSNEAIALLQSTIPEVHLLSAKTGLGVEELKTKLLDFVNTGALRNNETIVTNTRHYDALLKAFEEIQKVQHGLDTDLSSDLMAIDIREALYHFGVITGQVTNDELLGNIFANFCIGK, from the coding sequence ATGAATTATAACGACACCATTATTGCCTTGGCAACGCCTTCTGGGGCTGGAGCTATTGCCATCATCAGACTTTCGGGAAAACAAGCTATTGCTTTAGCTAGCGATAGTTTTAAATCGGTTAGCGGTAAAATTTTAGAGCAGCAGCCTACGCATACTATTCATTTAGGCCATATAGTTGATGATTCTCGTGTAATTGACGAGGTGTTGGTGTCTATTTTTAAAGATCCGAAATCGTATACAGGCGAAGATGTAATCGAGATATCGTGTCATGGTTCGCAATACATTCAACAAGAAATTATTCAATTATTTCTTCGGAAAGGTTGCCGCATGGCAGATGCAGGTGAATTTACTTTACGTGCTTTTTTAAACGGAAAATTAGATTTAAGTCAGGCTGAAGCTGTAGCCGATTTAATTGCAAGTGATAATGCAGCGAGTCATCAAATTGCGATGCAACAAATGCGTGGCGGATTCTCTTCAGAAATTGCTAAACTACGCGAAGAACTCTTAAATTTCGCGTCTTTAATCGAGTTAGAATTAGACTTTGCAGAAGAAGATGTTGCCTTTGCAGATCGCACACAATTTAGAGCTCTCATAAAACGAATTACGTTTGTTTTAAAACGATTAATCGATTCGTTTGCTGTTGGTAACGTGATTAAAAACGGAATTCCGGTAGCCATAGTTGGTGAACCAAATGTGGGAAAATCTACCTTATTAAACGCCCTTTTAAACGAAGAACGCGCCATAGTTAGTGATATTGCAGGAACCACCAGAGATACCATTGAAGACGAATTGAGTATTGGAGGTATAGGCTTTCGCTTTATAGATACAGCTGGAATACGAGAAACTAGCGATGTGGTAGAAGGTCTTGGTATTAAAAAAACGTTTGAGAAAATAGAACAATCGCAGGTGGTTGTATTTCTTTTTGACGGTACTACTTTAGAAACAGAAACGGCTATTGCCGGTTGTAAGATAGAAATTGAAAAAGTAAAAAATAAATACCCTTTAAAACCCATGGTTATTATCGTGAATAAAGTCGATCAGCTTTCAAATGAGGCCATCGCTTTATTACAATCGACCATTCCCGAAGTACATTTACTATCTGCTAAAACTGGTTTAGGTGTCGAAGAACTAAAAACTAAATTATTAGACTTTGTAAATACTGGTGCTTTACGAAATAATGAAACCATTGTAACTAACACCCGCCACTACGACGCCTTATTAAAAGCGTTTGAAGAAATCCAGAAAGTACAACATGGTTTAGACACCGATTTATCGAGCGATTTAATGGCGATAGATATTCGCGAGGCCTTGTATCATTTTGGAGTTATTACGGGTCAAGTGACAAATGATGAGCTTTTAGGAAATATTTTTGCTAACTTTTGTATCGGGAAGTAA
- a CDS encoding site-specific integrase yields the protein MKVTLRKRNQGGKTSLYLDYYHKGKRKTEYLKLYLDPNAKTKDEKEVNKKTLQLAGTIRAQRQIEIQNGVYGFRDNEKLKASFTNYVQLLTDKRKDSSGNYGNWDSMLKHLQSYIPMDITFAEVDRKFVQGFKEYLDKDAKTKSNQNLSQNSKYSYFNKLRAALKQAVKDGIIPTNPSEGVDAFKQGEPQREFLTLEELQAAVQAECEIPLMKTAFIFSCLTGLRWSDVNKLLWSEVQHSNEMGYYIRFRQKKTKGAETLPISEQAFGLLGERQDKDERVFKGLRYSAWHNLKLQQWMMRAGISKTITFHCARHTYATLQLSAGTDIYTVSKLLGHRELKTTQIYAKVIDQQKKEAANRIKLDL from the coding sequence ATGAAGGTTACACTAAGAAAACGCAATCAAGGTGGTAAGACCAGTTTATACTTGGACTACTACCATAAAGGCAAACGTAAAACAGAGTATTTAAAACTCTATTTAGACCCTAATGCCAAAACCAAGGATGAAAAGGAAGTCAATAAAAAAACGCTTCAATTAGCTGGGACAATTCGGGCACAGCGACAAATCGAAATCCAAAACGGTGTTTATGGCTTCCGTGATAATGAGAAATTAAAAGCCAGTTTTACCAACTACGTTCAGCTTCTTACCGATAAGCGAAAAGACAGTTCAGGTAATTACGGTAATTGGGATAGTATGCTAAAGCATTTACAATCCTATATTCCTATGGACATCACTTTTGCGGAAGTTGACAGAAAGTTTGTCCAGGGCTTTAAAGAATATCTTGATAAAGATGCCAAAACAAAGAGTAACCAGAACTTATCTCAAAATTCAAAGTATTCCTATTTCAACAAATTAAGAGCTGCATTAAAACAAGCTGTTAAAGATGGTATCATTCCAACCAATCCTTCTGAAGGTGTAGATGCCTTCAAACAAGGAGAACCTCAGCGAGAGTTTTTAACTCTTGAAGAATTACAAGCTGCGGTACAAGCGGAATGTGAAATTCCACTAATGAAAACAGCATTCATATTTTCTTGTCTTACCGGATTGCGTTGGTCAGATGTAAATAAGTTACTTTGGTCAGAAGTTCAACATTCAAATGAAATGGGCTACTACATCCGTTTCAGACAAAAGAAAACTAAAGGAGCGGAAACCCTTCCTATTTCAGAACAAGCCTTCGGCTTGCTCGGTGAACGTCAGGATAAGGACGAAAGAGTATTTAAAGGATTGCGTTATTCAGCTTGGCACAACTTAAAGTTGCAGCAATGGATGATGAGAGCAGGAATTTCTAAAACCATAACCTTCCATTGTGCGAGACACACCTACGCTACATTACAGCTTTCCGCAGGAACAGACATCTATACGGTTTCAAAATTACTTGGTCATAGAGAATTGAAAACCACTCAGATTTATGCTAAGGTAATCGACCAACAAAAGAAAGAAGCCGCTAACAGAATTAAACTGGATTTATGA
- a CDS encoding helix-turn-helix domain-containing protein — protein MEEILKRLEIIEKHVLDQNLILKNVLNFNEACQYLELSQSHLYKLTSAGSIPHYKPNGKKLYFNREELDQWLLRNRNATTDEVEQRAADYLIKKGRVKL, from the coding sequence ATGGAAGAGATTTTAAAAAGACTTGAAATTATCGAGAAACACGTATTAGACCAAAATCTAATACTAAAGAATGTACTCAACTTCAATGAAGCTTGTCAGTACTTGGAATTATCGCAATCTCACTTGTATAAACTCACAAGTGCGGGAAGCATTCCACATTACAAACCCAACGGTAAGAAACTCTATTTCAACCGTGAGGAATTAGACCAATGGTTATTGCGTAACCGCAATGCCACTACTGATGAAGTCGAACAGCGAGCAGCTGATTATCTAATCAAAAAAGGGAGGGTAAAGCTATGA
- a CDS encoding helix-turn-helix domain-containing protein — MTEIIDLLVALSQEVRDLRTRIELLNATKVEYLKNAWVDNQDVMQMLHISPRTLQTFRTNGTIPYSKISGKFYYKVADIEELLQANYYNPNFKCDGCK; from the coding sequence ATGACTGAAATAATCGATTTATTGGTGGCACTCTCTCAGGAAGTTAGAGACCTAAGAACACGTATTGAATTGCTTAATGCAACAAAGGTTGAATACCTAAAAAATGCGTGGGTAGACAATCAGGATGTAATGCAGATGCTACACATTAGTCCACGCACTTTGCAAACATTCCGAACCAACGGCACAATTCCTTACAGTAAAATAAGCGGAAAGTTTTACTACAAGGTAGCTGATATTGAGGAGCTTTTACAGGCTAACTATTACAATCCAAACTTCAAGTGTGATGGATGTAAATAG
- a CDS encoding BT4734/BF3469 family protein, producing MDVNREAILSKTHYGLNIYAYVLRQYYPGETVLSLSGRDCNPTKNPFNAGKPTLWVKVVDNCAVHTDSEEAIADGNVFDFAALHFKLSGQELLDKLNEELHLRIGQKNGFYNQEEVIFTEPEPEIIKPKPPVFSYYKKPVTNVTPTKEISLIEVYNLIQGNEFATCTSTLRNIQDVKKARKYKAFNFDYVTFSGAFSKRNDKHLKKHSGLLTIDFDHISNISTLREELLKDEYFETELLFTSPSGDGLKWVIPIELTKVKHQDYFKAVANYIQHTYSLEVDGSGKDISRACFLPHDPNVFINPKYL from the coding sequence ATGGATGTAAATAGGGAAGCCATATTAAGCAAAACACATTACGGCCTAAATATTTATGCCTATGTGTTAAGACAGTACTATCCGGGCGAAACAGTTCTTTCCCTTTCGGGAAGGGACTGTAACCCCACTAAAAACCCATTTAATGCAGGCAAGCCTACATTATGGGTTAAGGTAGTAGATAATTGTGCGGTGCATACCGATAGCGAAGAAGCTATTGCAGACGGCAATGTATTTGATTTTGCAGCACTTCATTTTAAGCTTTCTGGTCAGGAATTACTGGATAAGCTAAATGAAGAATTGCATTTGCGTATTGGTCAGAAAAACGGTTTTTACAATCAGGAGGAAGTAATATTTACAGAACCTGAACCCGAAATTATAAAACCAAAACCACCAGTATTCAGCTATTACAAAAAGCCTGTCACCAATGTAACACCTACAAAAGAGATAAGCTTGATAGAGGTTTACAACCTCATCCAAGGCAATGAATTTGCTACGTGTACAAGTACACTACGCAATATTCAAGATGTAAAGAAAGCCCGAAAATATAAGGCGTTTAATTTCGATTATGTCACCTTCTCAGGTGCATTTTCAAAACGAAATGATAAACACCTCAAAAAGCATTCAGGACTTCTAACGATTGACTTTGACCATATCAGTAATATTTCCACACTAAGAGAAGAACTACTCAAAGATGAATACTTTGAAACAGAACTTCTTTTTACATCGCCTTCGGGTGATGGTTTAAAATGGGTTATTCCTATTGAATTAACCAAAGTCAAACATCAAGATTATTTCAAGGCGGTTGCCAATTACATCCAGCACACATACAGCTTGGAAGTAGATGGTTCAGGTAAAGACATTTCAAGAGCCTGTTTTTTACCTCACGACCCCAATGTATTTATCAATCCAAAATATTTATAG
- a CDS encoding DUF3987 domain-containing protein has protein sequence MMEKKTFNPLEWMDNSNQQQQHTEQNYQTVTDDNSEVEKVIQNIEANHIDIAPNYNDWINIGFAFADEFGESGRSLFHRVSQYYSGYNTKECDKQFDNCLKSKGQGVSLKTFFFLAKQAGVSILTQSNEQYNAKSSNHKSTKATPVQEYQEEEPIKEIMPTFPKSLYPELPEYLQQVVDVATSDEERDILLLGSLAAISACFPKLYGIYDGKKVFCNLFLFITAQASAGKGRLVHCRQLVNPIHKELREEAKLHKQHFELEMAEYNANKGKVEGVEKPAKPPEKMLFIPANNSSTGAYQLLGDSDGKGLIFETEGDTLAHAFKSDYGNYSDGFRKAFHHETISYYRRTDREFVDIESPCLSTVLSGTPKQVSALIPSAENGLFSRFIFYFMNVKPVWKNVFASTTDNGLDDYFENLGNQFYELYKLLKTNGDFQFYLTADQQEQFNQFFSEIQVKYLNLQGMDYMATIRRLGLIAFRFCMLFSALRILETGDTSNKLICEERDFQTALAMIKVLVKHSSKVFGELPQEEAKPTRMNRKEKFLYALPRNFNRQKYLEVAKKLNIPAKTAEGYITGFIKSNLIHREQQDTYTNLSIEEIKDVEEIKD, from the coding sequence ATGATGGAAAAGAAAACATTTAATCCGTTGGAATGGATGGATAATTCAAACCAACAACAGCAACATACAGAACAGAACTACCAAACAGTTACAGACGATAATTCAGAAGTTGAAAAAGTCATTCAGAATATAGAAGCTAATCATATTGATATTGCTCCAAATTACAACGATTGGATAAATATCGGTTTCGCTTTTGCTGATGAATTTGGAGAGTCTGGAAGAAGCCTATTCCATAGAGTAAGCCAATATTATTCAGGTTACAACACTAAAGAATGTGATAAGCAATTTGATAATTGCCTAAAGTCAAAAGGTCAAGGTGTTTCATTGAAAACCTTTTTCTTTCTTGCCAAACAAGCAGGCGTTTCTATTTTAACACAATCCAATGAACAGTATAACGCTAAAAGTAGTAATCACAAATCAACAAAGGCTACACCAGTACAAGAATACCAGGAAGAAGAACCGATTAAGGAAATAATGCCAACATTCCCTAAATCCTTATATCCTGAGCTTCCCGAATACTTACAACAAGTGGTTGATGTAGCTACATCAGATGAAGAAAGAGATATTTTGCTCTTAGGGTCATTAGCGGCTATTAGTGCGTGTTTCCCAAAACTCTACGGTATTTATGACGGTAAGAAAGTATTCTGTAATCTATTTCTATTTATTACGGCACAAGCATCCGCAGGAAAAGGACGTTTGGTGCATTGTCGTCAATTAGTAAATCCTATTCACAAGGAATTACGAGAAGAAGCCAAATTGCATAAGCAACATTTTGAGTTGGAAATGGCGGAGTACAACGCCAATAAAGGCAAAGTTGAAGGGGTTGAAAAACCAGCCAAACCACCTGAAAAAATGCTCTTTATTCCTGCAAACAATAGTTCAACAGGTGCATACCAATTATTGGGTGATAGTGATGGTAAAGGGCTAATTTTTGAAACCGAAGGAGATACTTTGGCACACGCCTTTAAAAGTGATTACGGAAATTATAGTGATGGTTTCAGAAAAGCATTCCACCACGAAACCATTTCCTATTACCGTAGAACCGACCGTGAGTTTGTAGATATTGAAAGTCCTTGTCTATCGACCGTCCTTTCAGGTACGCCAAAACAAGTTTCGGCTTTAATACCAAGTGCAGAAAACGGCTTATTCAGCCGCTTTATTTTCTACTTTATGAATGTAAAGCCTGTTTGGAAAAACGTATTTGCAAGCACTACTGATAACGGATTGGATGATTACTTTGAGAATTTAGGCAACCAGTTCTACGAACTGTATAAGTTGCTCAAAACTAATGGCGATTTTCAGTTTTACTTAACCGCAGACCAACAAGAGCAATTCAATCAGTTTTTTAGCGAGATACAAGTAAAATACCTCAATCTTCAAGGGATGGACTATATGGCTACCATTAGAAGATTAGGGCTAATTGCATTCCGTTTCTGTATGCTCTTTTCAGCGTTAAGGATATTGGAAACAGGAGACACCTCTAATAAACTCATTTGTGAGGAAAGGGATTTTCAAACCGCATTGGCTATGATTAAAGTATTGGTAAAACATTCCAGTAAAGTATTTGGTGAGCTTCCACAAGAAGAAGCCAAACCTACCCGAATGAACCGTAAAGAGAAATTCCTATACGCTTTACCACGAAACTTTAACCGTCAGAAGTATTTAGAAGTGGCTAAAAAACTAAACATTCCTGCAAAAACAGCCGAAGGCTATATCACTGGTTTTATAAAGTCCAACCTCATTCACCGTGAGCAACAGGACACCTATACAAACCTCTCTATTGAGGAAATTAAGGATGTTGAGGAAATTAAGGATTAA
- a CDS encoding helix-turn-helix domain-containing protein has product MSDNWSKKLGAIIKEYREANNLPLRKIAANLDLDQSTLSKIEKGDRKGNIEMIPTVANLFNLDYEGLQVDILSDKLIEENQEYPLFKEALEEALNKLNRK; this is encoded by the coding sequence ATGTCAGACAATTGGAGTAAAAAATTAGGAGCAATTATTAAGGAGTACAGGGAGGCTAATAATTTACCACTTAGAAAGATTGCGGCTAACTTAGATTTAGACCAGTCCACCCTTAGTAAGATTGAGAAAGGAGACCGTAAAGGCAATATCGAAATGATACCTACCGTAGCTAATCTGTTTAATTTGGATTACGAAGGCTTACAGGTCGATATTTTGAGTGATAAATTAATCGAAGAGAATCAGGAATACCCGCTCTTCAAAGAGGCTTTGGAAGAAGCACTTAACAAGTTAAACCGTAAATAA
- a CDS encoding class I SAM-dependent DNA methyltransferase — MITKQQLGNFLWGMADILYGKVEDYKSYILTLLFYKRLSDNYPWEEKQKVQELESEYGTELNAKQKEKALKNAHLFYIPEGHFWKDVADAPLDDKNEKLDNAVKAIADANPKLKGIINTVNWNAAAPDGSGGKRLDPKILQELINHLDPMDLSNANVPLDILGHAYEYLIKRFADENKGGTVAGQFYTPPEVVELMVRYISPNNGMRVYDPTCGSGGFLIKAADYVRESQGELKGLRLYGQETIWNTWAIATMNLLLHGLEGEIRQGDTIQNPKFKKNDSEIETFDVVLANFPFSVENWAGNGTPKKDKKERLF; from the coding sequence ATGATAACAAAACAGCAATTAGGTAATTTTTTATGGGGAATGGCAGACATTCTCTATGGTAAAGTAGAAGATTACAAATCATATATTCTAACCTTATTATTCTACAAACGTCTTTCCGATAACTATCCGTGGGAAGAAAAACAAAAGGTTCAGGAGCTCGAATCGGAATATGGTACAGAGCTTAATGCAAAACAAAAAGAAAAGGCATTAAAAAATGCCCATTTATTTTATATCCCTGAAGGTCACTTTTGGAAAGATGTAGCAGATGCTCCTTTAGATGATAAAAACGAAAAACTGGATAATGCGGTTAAAGCCATTGCAGATGCCAACCCTAAACTAAAAGGAATTATCAATACCGTAAATTGGAATGCAGCAGCTCCCGATGGTTCTGGTGGAAAAAGATTAGATCCTAAAATTTTACAGGAATTAATCAACCATTTAGACCCTATGGATCTTTCTAATGCCAATGTGCCTTTAGATATTTTAGGTCATGCCTACGAATATCTTATCAAGCGTTTTGCCGATGAAAACAAAGGCGGTACAGTAGCGGGGCAATTTTATACCCCACCAGAAGTGGTAGAATTAATGGTGCGTTACATTTCTCCTAATAATGGGATGCGTGTATATGACCCAACCTGCGGTTCGGGAGGTTTCTTAATCAAAGCTGCCGATTACGTTAGGGAAAGTCAAGGCGAATTAAAAGGCTTACGCCTGTATGGTCAGGAAACCATTTGGAACACCTGGGCAATTGCTACCATGAACTTACTTTTACACGGTTTAGAGGGCGAAATCCGTCAGGGTGATACCATCCAAAACCCTAAGTTTAAAAAGAATGACAGCGAAATTGAAACCTTCGATGTTGTTTTGGCTAATTTCCCATTCTCTGTAGAAAACTGGGCAGGTAATGGTACGCCTAAAAAAGATAAAAAGGAAAGGCTGTTTTAA